In Erigeron canadensis isolate Cc75 chromosome 1, C_canadensis_v1, whole genome shotgun sequence, a single window of DNA contains:
- the LOC122585645 gene encoding uncharacterized protein LOC122585645, which yields MNWIARQPLGNDIKASYKDGPAEHINPVTKYVLPLESWNTAQKKRSQVDNLAISYLYLALPNNINCNVDSYETGKDICDEIERQLQGSEVSSTIRLSNVLDLYETFKQEEGESLEEVYTRFCTVINELRKEKVKKTEMELNIKYLRQLDEVWQPYGTQLNQQLNFGKLTIRTLYEKLKLNIRAVQKKQMKIIAVKCLVKPDLLYYLLMILSSFSITLPESLFNLIQKIKRPIML from the coding sequence ATGAACTGGATTGCAAGGCAACCTCTTGGTAACGACATCAAAGCTTCCTACAAGGACGGTCCTGCTGAGCACATCAACCCAGTTACTAAATATGTCCTTCCTCTAGAGAGTTGGAACACTGCTCAAAAGAAACGTTCTCAAGTTGACAATCTTGCCATATCCTATCTCTATCTTGCTCTTCCAAATAATATTAACTGCAACGTTGACTCTTATGAAACTGGGAAAGATATTTGTGATGAAATTGAGAGACAACTGCAAGGTTCTGAGGTATCTTCCACCATCAGATTATCTAATGTCCTTGATCTATATGAGACATTTAAACAAGAGGAAGGTGAATCGTTGGAAGAGGTGTATACACGTTTCTGTACTGTGATCAATGAGTTGCGAAAAGAGAAGGTTAAGAAGACTGAGATGGAACTGAATATCAAGTATCTAAGACAGCTTGATGAAGTGTGGCAGCCTTATGGTACTCAGCTTAATCAACAACTAAACTTTGGCAAACTCACAATTCGTACTTTGTACGAGAAATTGAAGCTGAATATCAGAGCAGttcaaaagaaacaaatgaagataATCGCCGTTAAATGTTTGGTTAAGCCAGATTTACTTTACTATCTGCTGATGATCTTATCTTCATTCTCCATCACTTTGCCAGAAAGCTTATTCAACCTAATCCAGAAAATCAAGAGGCCTATTATGCTGTGA